AGTTGGGTTCACAAAAATGTCTATTGCGTTGTAGAACCTTGCCAGCTGAGCTTGATCCAGTGGCCCCAGAACAAGTGCATTAGACCCAAGTTCTCTATATCTAGAACCCCAAGGACCATCACCAGCAACCAGAATGACTGTGCTCTCACgaaatttatcattttccaTGTGCATCTGCTTCAATGCTTCAAACATTAAGGGGTGCCCTTTATCCTTCACCAATCTCCCTGCCATGCCCAAAACTAATGATCTGCTCTCTGAGACACCGAACTTCTGCTTAAATTCCTGGCCCTTTGAAGCATCTGGCTTGAATATCTCCTCATCCACGCCGTTCAGAATAACATGAACTCGTTCTTCTGGGATCATATAAATCCTTTTCAGGACATCTCCAGCATGATCACTTGTGGCAACATGGTGAGCATAACTGGGAAAAAACTTCACCTCTTCGACAACCTTGGCAACTCTTTCAGTCAATGCATATGCTGGTTGTTCTTCAGGATTTCGTAAAATTTCTTGAATGATATCAGTATGAATGGTTTCATATGCAATGCCATGCCAACTAACAGCTAAGTTGGTCAGGTTCCGAGACCGACCATGCCAGAGTCCAACACTTTCAGTGTGGACCACATCAAATGGTCTTCCagttaaattttgagtttgaaAAAGCTTCCAGACTAAAGCCTGGTCAAGATAACCAGCAGCTGTTGGTTTTGAAAGGTGGAAATATAAATTGCTGATAGAGTACCTTGGGAAGGAAGAGTTGGGAGGAGAAGTGGTGAAAACATGAAGCTCATGCCCTCTTTTGGCAAGAGCAAGATGAAGAGTCAAGGCGTGTCGTTCGAGCCCTCCAGCATGAGACCTATCAGGCCATTTCTTTACAAAAAGTGCAATCTTAAGGAGCTTTGGAGGTGGACCCTGgggaaaagaaagatgattCCAAgcagaaggaaaagaaaggagatCAATGGGTTGGTTTTGATTTTGCGGTATCACTCGGCTCATTGAATAGCAAGGAACAGAATATTGgaaccaaaaaagaaatgaaacgAATGAAAATGCAGATAAGAGTGCAATGATAAAGCAGAAACAACGAAAACTAGAGAGAAAAACATGATCCTTAGCcatcaaatttccaattatgagataaaaaaagtaaatcaaGCAACAGGTATATAATAGATTCAAAATATGACTGCAATAAATTGAATTGGAACCAGTAAAAATATCAGATCAAATCTAATGACTAAATGAATAAGGATTCTTTGAGTGCCGTAAGGGCATTCAGTTTCAGTTCTTGAATTCGAAGGCAGTTGCACATGGTTATCTACCAGAAGTACAGGTGAAGCAAATACCAGAACCCTCTAATTTAGTGAATCTTTTTTGAAGAACTTCAGAATAATAATGGAAATTTTGGTTAAGCAATTGCATCATCCATTGACTTATAGATTAAATTATCTTGCTTTGGAATCTACATCTGTTATTATTTATCAGAACACAAATATCAAGCCTGCCAACTCCTTAGATCatgcaaatataataaaggGGACAAAAAGAACCATTCCCAATACAATTTGCAATTTAATACTGTAAATTCCACCAAATGAAGAACCTGTACCACTAGATCACATATAAACAATCAAGATATgttcattagaaaaaaaaaatcaaatttcctCAATTTCATCACCAAGCACACATAAAATCCAGatcaattttgttttatatctTAAGACCGAGATAAGAACAATCACATAAAAGAACATATTCAGTCATGAATTTAGCATATctacttcatttttatttcaaagccCATGAAGAAACAATTCAGGAAAACAGCATAAAGTATAAACTTTTCATCAATTTATGGaaataactccaaaaaatTTCTAGCGAGTGAAGGAATAAAGCATGAGAAAAACATAGACTACTAGGGCAAGAGGGACTAATATAACCAAAGGAACAATTGCAGCAAAGGTATAAAAACTTCCACAAGCCAGAATTCCCAACTTTATCTGAACCAAATCAACCAAAGCCATCATCAAGAACCCACATCCAAAAACCGAACCAAACCCCGAAACCAAAGTCCCaactcttaatgccaccatgTTAGCATGCACCAGAGACGCACTTCCAACTTCGGCCACACTGATAACAAAGTCATCATCTTTATCAGCAATCCTGATAGCTTGTTTGAGAGCTAAGGCGACGAGACtagagaagagaaaagagcTGAAAGAATACACATGGAAGGAGATCATATCCTCGGCGATGGCAGAGCTAGCAGCACAGGAAGGTTCAGCGATGAGGGTGGTGGCAGGGCCAGCAGCAGGGTACCATGCGAGACCAAGAAAAAGAGCGAAAGTGAATAAAGAATTGACATTTACAATCCCATCTAATGCCATTATGTGAATTTTTGTAGTGATTATTAGATTGGTTCGAGACATTTCTGAGAAAACAGAGGAATTAAAGCAAACAGAGAAAGCATTGTTTTGTTCTTGAGAATTATGGGTAGTGTTTTTGGTTATGGGAATGAAGATGGTAACTGTTGAAGACAGGAAGTTTAAGGGAAGTTTGGGATAGTATTAGGATGGCGTGTCTTTCCGGgcaagtgagctaaacatgtGAATTGTGAAGAAGCGAAAGTGTTTTGAGTAAAGAAATGGGAAACATAAATAAGTGTGTATAATTTGCACATCCTTGTTTAGTCCTTTTAGGATGAGAAATTCTCTTTTGAGTACCTGTATTTCAAGATAATATTTAGCTTAATCCATATGGTTTCTCCTGCAAGGGTAAGAGCAATGTTGTACCGGACACTTTCGCACCATGAGGCGCTATCTGTAGGTCAGTTTTTCTGGACTGTAACTCAAATTGGACAGTAAATTCTATCCGAGATAAAATACAAATAGAAATTTGATAGCGAATACAAGCGTTAAAAAGTATTGACAATAGTTGAATATAATGATCAAAATGtcttaaatccaattctatattaaattattaaagttGTATTTGATTCAACTTTTATatgaagtttattttatttataactaaattccATAATAGAGTTTGTTCGGGAATAAAGTTTTAGTGTTTAGTAacattatagaattaatgtgaatttattttaaataagataaattttatatttaaattcaatatggtatattataattttccaAAGATATCtttcatattaacaaataacaatggctttttaaaattaaaaaggaaattaaaacgaaaaaagaataatatatatatatattaaaagtgtCCTCGtcatatgataaaaaaagCTCATAAGTTGagaatttatctaaaaaattctattaaatttgatCCTAATAAATCTCATAAgtttaattaaacttttatcctatcacaatttataaataagttttatcatattatactTCAACAAGTCTATTATACCTCAGCAAGTTTGCTTCATAATACTTTTGGTACCTTTCcctgaaattttgaaaaaaagaatgtaGATACCACTTCTAcaattatgataaaattttggTACCATTAGGAGAATTTACCCAGATCTCCTTGAGTTCCAGTAATGTAAACAAATCATTAGTTGGTAGCTTAGAAAGCTGAAACAAGTGCATCAACAAGCCTCACAAGTCAAATTCACTGGTACCTTGAgctcctcctcttcttcttcttcctgtTTCTTGTCACAAGTTCTTATGCTTCTGCTTCGTGGATGATCAAATGTGTATACAGATAAACATAAACAAAAACTTTTATCGCTACTACTGTAGTCAGCAGAACTTGATGAGAATTTGTATTGaatcctttctttttattagaCCTCAGATAAGCATATTATTACATCACAAAGTGCTCAGAAATCACAACATACAGCAAACATGTCATATATCCATTTCCCTTTTACAGTAAAGAATTAACTCAACCCGGAGATTTCGATCGATCTGACATCAGGTTTCTTGATTTCCTCCTTGGGAACAGTAACAGTAAGAACTCCATTCTCCATTGAAGCTTTAACTTGATCAATCTTTGCATTCTCCGGCATCCTAAACCTCCTCAAGAACTTGCCACTGCTGCGTTCCACACGATGCCAAGTATCATTCTTATCTTCCTTCTCCACATTCCTTTCTCCGCTGATTTGAAGGACTCTGCCATCTTCAATTTCCACCCTCACTTCCTCTTTTCTAAGACCGGGAAGATCAGCCTTGACTATGTGAGCTTCTGGAGTCTCCTTCCAGTCTATGCGAGCATTAACGAAAGCGTAATTTTCACGAGGGACTAGTGAAGATGGAAATGGGAAGTCTTTGAATGGATCCCACAAGTCGAAAGAGGAGAAGGGATCGAAGATGTTGCTTCTTGGGTTACTGAAGAAACTTGGAATCATTGCCATTTTTCTCtatctcaaaagaaaaaagactgACAATGGAAattgtttagtttagttgatTTCTAAAGACAGTAGATGGGATCGCTTCTTGCCAGTATCAATGGCGAGTTGTGGGGAATATATGGGATCAGTATTTATAGGAAGCAAACGAGAAATCTGGTAAATCCTTGGACAATCTTAGTGGGCATTTAGTCAGTGAATCGtctgggttttttttttttttttttttctggaaTCGTCAGTGCTTAACTATGAAGGTGGTGTGGCCTTGGCTTTTCTCGTATGGTCTAGAACTTGCATTGAATATAGGTAGAGTGCAGATACTGTAAtaaacatattatatatatatatatatatatatataattaatttgctcatactaatatataattattaataattttttattttatcaaaagaataattttttttatttaagttttaaatttaaaatattttattttaattataaatatattaatactataaaaaataattattttatattttattttgataaacatttaaatttattattttactttactaattttaaaatttaataattataaaaataatataaaaaaataaatttttaataatattaatattattattttatttaattaatatttaatatcataataaattattatataactacattaaaattaatatatatattttttattaaaatttcaagtgacgggattttataaaatattactaagtagaatataatagataaacataatctattttatatataatataaatttaaaattaatttaaatatatcaaataaaattatatattttatctaattataatatattttcatatattttattataatataaagatTTATGTGATTACCGAAATTGATGGACAATTTATGCCCTATAACCCAGTTCTCCTTGCAGTGTTGGGAGGCAGGATATACGTGCAGGAGTCCCGTACTTTAGttgttttgtctttcttttaatttgagattattataagataaattataaaaattaatattagataataataatattaattaaatatttttatatttataaaaataatttttatgtatatattatattattgtcatgattattttaaatttaactaataatataaatataatatttttataaataataataaattaaatatttttaatgtctttttaattttctttatacaTAACTTTAAATCTTATGTGttacaaataatataaatattaaaatgtatcaaaatataataacacattaaaatatttatatcttgaaattaaaaaatatatatatatatatatattataagtaaataaaatttaaaaattaatataattaatttttttatttttcaattaatcataattaaaaattaatatttttctacagatggtaaaataaattatctattaaaattaatataatataatttttaaaaactctTTATGTActaaaaattcttattttattagggAATGAAactaactttttatattttataatttaaatatttcatcaatatgtaatttcataatttcataatcaaaaatgttatttttttttataatagacatcaatattcatcatttataagataatatttattatttagggtaattatgtttatttttttaatcaatttttaaatatttattgttttagtgaaggatatatattatttatgatctacatgttcatttatttgttatgATCAAATcagtaattataaatttatatatgtttctcAAATGATcgtgaaatatttattttaaaataaaaataatgttgattctttatgaaaattagattttttttgtGATACATATTGAAACAATTTTAGAATTGATATAagtattcatcatttataggcataatattaattaatttgttaatagatattcattaattatatttgaacagatatatatattatagatataatataaattatttttacagttagtaaacaattaaaatgtcaaactaaaattatcttgtaaatatttatattgtggtataaatatctttttaataaaataaaattaataaataataaacatttaGTACATTGtttaatgaacataaattaataaacatataatattgtATTGGTCGGACTATATTACAATGTAGTCCTGCGTATATGGTATAAGGttcaaaattaatgaatattgcTAATGTTTTAAGTATTTCACCATAACTGTTTTAGGCTCAaccaattttatcttttttattttgtaaagtCAAATgcagaatattaaattttatgtgatgtctttaatataatttatttagagaAATTCtacaaatttttcaattattcaaatttctaGCATTTTAGTAGTTTTTattccaatttctttttattttttagtaaaagatatatattattttggttAAATGTGATTATAAGgtagtaattatatatttgattctCTTAAAtgtatataagaaatattgaaatatttttagtaattatttgGAATAAATTCTCTACGGATTATTaggatatttaaaatttgaaaatattatttaatatttattatgtaaatGGTACGCTTGCAAATATGGATGATTATATCCTCTTTTCAATAAGGTATATAGTTAAAGAAGAATTGGACATTAAGACACTTGATTTACACTTGCTGATAATTTCATTAGCATTCTAATTCTTGGAAAGATGTGTTGCGCGGTGATTTGATTAAGTAATTAATATGTAGcttttttagtaaatagttttttgaatttatataaaaaataatttcattgcCTTTATTTGATATTCATGAATCGGCATCGGCTTCTGAGAAATTCATTGTTTCTAGTTTCATTTGTGTTTAAGAGTAAAATACatccaatttaaattttttttcagcTAATAATCCATTCAATTTATATACAAAGatcaaataatctaatttaaaaatattattttattaatttactgataCAATATCTAGTAATGTTCTATATAAGAATGTGTTtagcaaaatttaaaattcataattaattgaCTCAAAAATGACAAGTTATAAAcctatttgttaaaaaaataaaaatttaacttatttaatctttaaaaaattaaaatttgacttatttaatacttatcatttttagatcaattagattcaaaattttaattttgttaaaaatatttttattacagtACGTCACTAGAAattgtaattaataaattaacaaaattaatataattgtaatCTTTACATttcaattaaaacttaaaactctaatattattttattttttcaagagTTTAAATTGAGTGAATTTGACATTTGAACTCAGGgactatttaataaaaaagtttagatttgatatatttaactttttacgtaaattaagataattttatcCATTAACATATtagcaaatatttttattttaatttgtattaataGAAAGATATCTTCATTTCAGCAAAACACTAAACTCATTGAATTACTTTTATACTTGAATTCAAAACAGTGAAAAGAACCCAAAGTTCGGATTCAAGAACTTACCAGAAACTTCTTTGCTTTGCATTCGAAAGTCCAGCCCCCAGAAATTACTAGATGTCTCCCCAGCTCCGTATAAATATCAAGCTTATGCTTGTCCCGCTTCCATCGCATTaccaagaagaaaaaataacatattaccAAGAAAACATTTTCTCAGCAAGCAATTAACCAACCAATTACAGGTCCTCCAAAGATGGCAATGACTCCGAGCTTCTTCGGCAACCCAAGAAGCAGCAACTTCGATCCTTTCTCCTCTTTCGACTTCTGGGATCCATTCAAAGACTTTCCATCTTCAATTGTCTCTCGTCAGAATTCTGCTTTTGTTAACACGCGCATAGACTGGAAGGAGACTCCAGAGGCTCACATCTTCAAGGCTGATCTTCCTGGGCTTAAAAAGGAGGAAGTGAAAGTAGAAATTGAAGATGACAGAGTTCTTCAAATCAGCGGAGAGAGGAATGTGGAGAAGGAAGACAAGAATGACACCTGGCATCGTGTGGAACGCAGCAGTGGCAAGTTCATGAGAAGATTTAGGCTGCCGGAGAATGCAAAGATGAATCAGGTTAAAGCTTCTATGGAGAACGGAGTTCTTACAGTGACTGTCCCTAAAGAGGAAGTCAAGAAATCTGAAGTTAAGGCTATTGAAATTACTGGTTGAGATACTGGTTCCTgtaaatcatatatatataactaattttcCTGTTCCTGAACTGCTGTCTGCttaattttgtgtttcacAGGTTATGCTTGTTTAGTTTATGTGTGGTACAGGGAGGTTGTATTTTAATGTAATGTTTGCCCGttgaactaataaaaatagcaGCTGCTTTTCAGTGATTCTGATGTGATTAAACAAACTACAATTGAGACAATGGAGCAATACAGAGAAGCCTTCCACGCATGGAATTACAGAAAGCATTGGCTATTAGTTGTGCTTGATTCAAAATCCTGGATTTATTCCAACAATATGAGTAAAGGGTAGTAAAACAGAATTCAGCTGGTGAGAGTGAGAATGTTGAGATGAAAGTAACTAGAGATCAAATGATCAAAACCTTGTCTCATTCATTTAGTAAGGAAGCAGAGgaagctctctctctctctctctctctctctctctctctcaactAAATCCACTGGCTATAAACAACATAGATGGTGCAACGATCCAAGGCTAGTG
The Ricinus communis isolate WT05 ecotype wild-type chromosome 1, ASM1957865v1, whole genome shotgun sequence DNA segment above includes these coding regions:
- the LOC8279824 gene encoding uncharacterized protein LOC8279824; protein product: MAKDHVFLSSFRCFCFIIALLSAFSFVSFLFWFQYSVPCYSMSRVIPQNQNQPIDLLSFPSAWNHLSFPQGPPPKLLKIALFVKKWPDRSHAGGLERHALTLHLALAKRGHELHVFTTSPPNSSFPRYSISNLYFHLSKPTAAGYLDQALVWKLFQTQNLTGRPFDVVHTESVGLWHGRSRNLTNLAVSWHGIAYETIHTDIIQEILRNPEEQPAYALTERVAKVVEEVKFFPSYAHHVATSDHAGDVLKRIYMIPEERVHVILNGVDEEIFKPDASKGQEFKQKFGVSESRSLVLGMAGRLVKDKGHPLMFEALKQMHMENDKFRESTVILVAGDGPWGSRYRELGSNALVLGPLDQAQLARFYNAIDIFVNPTLRAQGLDHTLLEAMLSGKPVIATRVASITGSVVVSEEMGYVFSPTVESLKNALYRVLEHGRGVLEKKGQVARHKGLQLFTATKMAAAYERLFLCISKDENRKEDYCQF
- the LOC107261364 gene encoding uncharacterized protein LOC107261364 translates to MSRTNLIITTKIHIMALDGIVNVNSLFTFALFLGLAWYPAAGPATTLIAEPSCAASSAIAEDMISFHVYSFSSFLFSSLVALALKQAIRIADKDDDFVISVAEVGSASLVHANMVALRVGTLVSGFGSVFGCGFLMMALVDLVQIKLGILACGSFYTFAAIVPLVILVPLALVVYVFLMLYSFTR
- the LOC8279823 gene encoding 17.3 kDa class I heat shock protein, translating into MAMIPSFFSNPRSNIFDPFSSFDLWDPFKDFPFPSSLVPRENYAFVNARIDWKETPEAHIVKADLPGLRKEEVRVEIEDGRVLQISGERNVEKEDKNDTWHRVERSSGKFLRRFRMPENAKIDQVKASMENGVLTVTVPKEEIKKPDVRSIEISGLS
- the LOC125369446 gene encoding 17.5 kDa class I heat shock protein-like; translated protein: MAMTPSFFGNPRSSNFDPFSSFDFWDPFKDFPSSIVSRQNSAFVNTRIDWKETPEAHIFKADLPGLKKEEVKVEIEDDRVLQISGERNVEKEDKNDTWHRVERSSGKFMRRFRLPENAKMNQVKASMENGVLTVTVPKEEVKKSEVKAIEITG